The genomic region ggcaagacttcggggttttttgatggctgcataatattccattgtatatatacaccacatcttctttatccattcatctgttgatggacatcttggctctttccatagtttggctattgtggacattgctgctataaacattgttcACCCTTATTTCTTGTCACTAACTTCATGCTCCTTCAGATGATCAAACACTTCATGTAATTTCATTCTTCCATGTCTTTACCCATATTATTCCTTCTGTCTGGAGTGTCCTTCTCTGCCTTATCTGCCCAACAAATTCCTGTTTATCCTCTAAAACCCTGCATGCATCCCTTCCGTATGTATCATTTCTACACcttatgtgtgtgtttatcatCACCTGGGTCGGATGCATTGTAACAGCACATATGCCTACACCCCAACACCCAAGCCTCTGAGCTCTTTGACAGCAAGAGCCATGTCTTACTCATCATAGTATCCCCAAACATGTGGACTTGTCCCTGACACATAGTATGTGTGCAGGAACTGTTTGTTGAACTGAATGGAATCCCAGATTTTTCCTTGCTGTCTCTCTAGTACTAATGCACTTCATATTAGTCGATTTAGTTCTTCAACTAATTATATACTGACCTACACATGGTTTTCATTTAGTCCTGTGACCTGACAGGTTTTGATAAGTCTCACTGTAAATTATAGGGTCTGTGTTTTATGTCTGAGCTTACCAAGAAAACCCAAGtccaaacaagatgaacaagAGTATCTCCAATGTAAAATATAACTAAAGAAAGTTGTAACATAAGAAAGAAGTTAGAAAATGTGTGCCAGAGTACTAGAACACTCTCATTGGTTCATTCACTCAGTAGTATCCCAGGTGTTGTATCTAGTGGCCCCAGAAGTCTTCTCTCCCGTGGAGGAAAGTAAACCATCTCCCTCAAGGCCACTCAACTCCCATTGTTCTAAATCAATAATCACCATGCCACCTATTCTGACTAACTCAGTTTAGTCAGGTATCTTGATAACAGGATGGGGAGCTCTGGTATTTCAGTCACTGAATATGTCATGAACTAATACATGGGCATTATGGTTCACACATCCATCACTTATGTGTTTAGTTCACAAATATTAGTCCTCAGGAGCAGATTCAAATTGGGTGCACTACCAAAATCAATTCTACATCACTACAGAGCTGTCTCTGGGCCACAGTGACCATGCCAAGGCATTTCCCTCCTTGGTGCCCTCGACAGCCAGCTGTCTTCTACTTCTTTGTCACTCCCTTTTAATTTCATGCAACTACTTCTGTATAACTTATTCACAATTCACAAAGCATTTCACATTATGTATTTTATCCTCTTGATGTCCAGAAGCAAATagtctcatccccattttatctACAAGGCAAGTGAAGCTCAGAAAGGCCAACTGATTTGTCCAAGGATCCACACATCCAGTGAGCTGTGGATTATTTTCCTTAACCCGCCCCTTAAATACCACAGTAGCTTAAACCCAGTTTCTCTGAAttgaagtttgttctttttcacatCAGTCCAGACAGGATTGGAGAGGAGAGATATAGCTCACCAAGTTGTATTTACATTATACTCTTGTTGATCTATACTCTCTTTATTCCCTTCAGTTCTGGTTGACACTAGAGCTAGGAAGACTTTTCTTAATTGGAAGTTATGAAAATTAATCTTCAGGAAAGTTGACTGACCTTTTCATGGTCATAGAACCCCTTGGAAGCTGATGGTCATTGGTCTTTAGAGCAAGCATCTACTGAGCTGTCTAGAGACCAACAAGCAATGTTACAATAGCCAGATCAGCAGCAGCATTACTATCAAAAATGGCACTATCAAAAATACCAGTGCTAATCCTTACAATAATTCCCACAAGGAAGGcatgttatccccattttagagataataaaactgaggtacagagaggtctGTAACTTGCACATTATCACAAAGCTAGTAAATAAGGTAGTAAGATCCAAACCCAAGAATATCTGAGTCCAAATGCCCATGCTTCTGATCACTATGCTTTCCTGTTGAACTACTTCACAAGTACGAGCTATATGTGCACAACTGAACTTCTTAGATTGAACAGAGTTTTGGGTAGGGGcctgaaagaggagaaatggatACATGACCACTCTTGGTTCTTGAACTCCCAAGCCAAAGTCTGTATTCTGGCTGTAGCACCTGTGGTACCCATGCCCTTCTCATCACTGACTGTTCCACATGACCAATTACTTTTCCACACCatactttcctttcttctcaataCCAAACTCCTCCTTCCCAAACTCCTTGCTCACTGCCCTTTCCAAGAAAGACGTCTCAGACGAATAAAAGTTTCTCGGATGAATACTCCAGTCTCTCCATTTCTCCATGACATCTGCACACTCTGGGAAAGAGTGTGTTGTATTTAACTATCAAATGCTTAAAGATGAATGGTGCCTGACCAGGGTCCCCATCTTGCCCATCATTTTCATGTGTCCCAACTCCCCCATACGCCACATGGCTCCAAGGTCTTCTTTCCCTCCCACAAAGCACCCACTCAGGACAGACAGTGCCATGAAcaaaggaaattgagactcagagagaagTTCAAAATGCAGTTTATTGCAGCAATACAAGGAAGGGGGGAGTTTAAGACCTCTCCACAAAAGACAATCAACTTGTTCACACTTTATATACAAAACCAAAGCAGCACAGAGCTTGCTCCAAGAAAGAGGGTATTAAGGAGTGTCCAGAGCATGTGCTCCATGAACAGCAAAGAAGCTGTGGTTCTAACCAGCCCTCATCTGGCTGACTTAAGGAGGTGCTTTGAAATGTAATGTGTGTAGTGGTCATTGCTGAACTGTTTCTCGGGTAAAGCACAAAGCAGGGTCATAGCCAGAGGGACTGAGAGTGCCACTGATCTAAAAACTTCTTTGTGAAGCAGAGAAGATAGGAAAGAGCTGGGGAACTGGGGTGAACTGGTGTAACTAATGAAAGCTCTTTTCTCCAGTGAGGCTGGGGCAACTGACCTTGGTCTTGCCAAGCATATTTGGCAGTGATGGAGAGGGAGAGCTAACAGGATGGAGGACACCTCTTTATCTGACTGCTCTGGAATAGCTGGTGGAAGCAAACTTCACGCTGGAACTGCCACTAGAGGTCTTGGTACGGCCAGAGCTGGATCCCCGGCCTCCGGAGCTCCCTCCGGAACCCCAGCTGCCCCCTCCAGAGCCGCCTCTGTGGCCCCCACTGCTGCTACCGGAGCCGTAGCCACCCCCGCCGCCACCTCCAGAGCCGTAATTGCCACCGCCCCCGCCTCCGGAGCCGTAACTgccaccgccaccgccaccgccTCCGGAGCCGTAACTGCCGCCTCCAGAACCGTAACTGCCGCCTCCAGAACCGTAACTGCCGCCTCCAGAACCGTAGCCACCGCCGCTGCCACCGCCTCCGGAGCTGAAACCCCCGCCTCCTCGGCCACCACCTCCACTGATGGTTGTGTGGCTGGTGTTCACAGCTGCAAGGGGACACTCAGTTATCGTCAGCCCACCTCCCTTTCCAGCCCAGCAAAACCTGCACGTGCCCCCCCGGGAAAGCAGCTTGTACTTACACACGCTCACGCTCGGGGTACACTCTCCAGACATCCTgtaggaggaagaaaagcaaatccCTCATGACTCTCCAGCTGCCGAGGCAGAGATTCTCCCCATTTGGGGCTCCTCCTACCCACTTGATCTGAAACCCGATCCAGTCCCCTTGGCCTCCCAAACTTCTGCCATCTTCTCAGCGCGAACACAGAGAGAAATCTCCATGGAAGATAGACAAGAGTCTTGAAGTGAGTGCCATTACCTTTAGGCCAGATGACATCTGAGCCAGCCCAGATGGAGAATAGATTATTCCTTCTCAAAGCACTTCATGGAGATGTGATAGCCCTCCAAACAAAGTTGAGGTCCCAAAATGAGACCAAGTCTTTCCTCCTGCGCCCTatacctctcctctccccctacccAGGACAAGCTGCAGCCTCTTGGCTGCATGCTGGATAGCAGTCAGCTTACAAGGGAAGAAGCACCATAAGAAATGGCCAAACTGCCCAGGGTTCTGTCCTCAcctgctttcctctccttccagaaGGGTTCTGTAGGTGGCGATCTCCATGTCCAAGGCCAGTTTGGTGTTCATCAGCTCCTGGTAGTCACGCAGCAGGCGGGCCATGTCCTCCTTGGCCTTGTGCAGGGCCTCCTCCAGCTCGGCCAGCTTGCCCTGGGCATCTTTGAGGGCATTCTCACCACGCTGCTCGGCATCACTGATGGACTGCTGCAGCGCGGAGATCTAAGAGAGGAGAAGCTCATATGTTACACACTGTCCTATCACCTAATCCCACCCTTGCCTTCTTATCTCAGATTCCTCTGTTCACCTCAGTGAGGCTGCTACCCTGGGCCCAACAGAATCACAACAGTTTTAAGTCAACTCATGGCTCTGGATAACACATCACTGCCTCTGGATAGCTCGTCACTGCGTTACTTCCTTAAAAGCCCTTAAAGGGAAGGCAGCAGCCTCTCCTGGCCCTGACTTGAAGCTTCTCTAACCCTTACACACCTGACATTCTTCTAAACTCCTACCCTGAAACCTCCTGGCCACCTTTCCTCTCATTCACCATGTCTTGGCATCATGAGCTAGATCACTCATGACCATCACATCCATTTCTCTGCCAGGTCATTTTCACAAGCTTCCCTAAAGAGAACCCAGCACAAAAGCTGAATTGTGGAAATCAGAATGATCACCAAAGGCTTGGAGCGGATTGCAAGATTCAACACTAGGAAAGTGTCCTCCAGTTACCTGAGCCTCCCTCCCCAATGCCATATATCTATACCTGAGCAGTAGAAGGAGGGAACAAGTACCTGCTTCTTGACACTATCAATTTCAGATCGAAGTCTCTGGGCCACCCGATTCAGCTCTGAAATCTCCATCTTTGTACTTTTCAGATTGTCCCCATGTTTGCCAGCAGTTATCTGGAGCTCATCATACTAAAGATGGTACATAAAGTCAATTAGATGTGGCAGAGCATACCATGGCTCACACATACAAATATAAGAGAAAACACAGGACAGCAAGACAAGACATTTCAGGAAAACTGGCTAGACATTCGGCTCATTCACCTTGGTCTGGTACAGTGTCTCAGCCTCAACCTTGCTCTTCTGGGCGATCTCCTCATACTGAGCTTTGACCTCAGCGATGATGCTGTCCAGGTCCAGGCTGCGGTTGTTGTCCATGGACAGGATGACATTGGTTTCGCTGATTTGAGTCTGCATCTGGGACAGCTCCTGCAAGACATAATAGTTCAGTAACTCTTACagtgttaaaacaaaacacaacttaGAAGGAGGAGTCAGGAGATGGAAGATGTATCTTTGTTCTTCTGGATAGTGATGGGCGTAGGCTCAGAGGCTCTTCATTTGGGTAAACGTGGTCAAAAGCAGAGGACTTACTGCCTGGTAGAGCACTGTGAGGAAATCAATTTCCTGCTGCAAGTTGTCAACTTTGGCCTGAAGGTCCACCTTAGTCATATAAGCAGCGTCCACATCCTAGAGGAATAATGGACATTGTGAAGTCATGTTCTTCCCAGGGCAAGTCCCTCTCACCAGCTGTAAGGGCCCTCTCCAAGTAGAACAAGCATTTGGAGTCTCCTCCACACCTTCCTACTCCAGGCGGATCACAATCCCTAGACTGCCCCACCCCTTGGAATCACAATCACAGGACAGCTCGCCTGAGTCGCTGAGAActtgcctccctgcctcctccatgaaGGCCTGAGAGAGCTGGAGAAGCAAATAGCCTGGATAAGCCCAGGTCCATGATAATGTGGGGGGCAAACTCTATTCGGCTATTCATCAGGCCCCCCACCAGGTTCTCCACATCATGACTTCCTTCTGCTTAGTAATTGGAGACCCtcttatattctttatttcagaTGTGAGGTCCATTCTACAGATTTGCTCACCTTCTTGATGGTAACAAATTCATTTTCTGCATTTGTCCGCTTGTTGATCTCGTCCTCATACCTACAAGGAAATCAGAGGGATTTCGATATTTGGAGAAGGTGAGACCTAAAGTTCAGCTTCCCCAACTGAGATTGGCATCAGCTGTCATTGCCTCCTGTTATTAGCCTAGGACAGCTTGGCCACCTCTTCCTCCTGAGCAACAAAACTGCTAAGCTGTTCCCAGCTTCTGAGAAGAGGAAGAATTCTGAAAATGCCAAATTAATTGGCCTCTAACCTAAGAAAAGATATCACTACATACAGTCTTAGCTTAAGACTCATAGCCTTAGCTTGCCActttcaggaaatattttagaaCACAAGTCAAGGATTGCCTGGCCAGTCTTCCTTACTTGTTCCGGTAATCTTCCACCAGGTCTTGCATGTTCTTCAATTCCGAATCCATACTAGACTGGTCATTCTTCAGTTGGTCCACTCTCCTTCTAAGATTGTTGATGTAGGACTCAAAGTAGGGTTCTAAGCTGTGGGTCCGAGTGGAGGTGTCTACCTGCTGCAGCAGCTCCCATTTTGTTTGCAGCACCTGGTTCTGCTGCTCCAAGAACCGCACCTGAGAACACAAGCCGCCATTACCGACTAATGCAGAAATGGAGTCCACTGGCCACTGAGTGCCATAAGCTACCCCACAGTGAGACCCATGCCTCGTTTGGAAAAGAATTTGTTCTTTCAAGTCCTGTTTTCCTGGCCATGGCAGAGAAATAGGAAGAAGATCAAGttagcatcattttttttataacaaaatcTAACTCACTGTTAATTCACAGAAGATTTAATTTCCTGAGAAGGGTAATTTTTATACTGTTGCAGCTAGAACTTTCGAAGGGAGTAACTAGACAAATACCAAACAGCAAAGCCCTATATAAAATTACTGCAATTACATTTGAAGTGGTTACATGATACTTAAGAGATTTGCTTTTCAACCTTTTTAGGTAGATTGCCATAAACATTGGTATGCATTCTGTAAGCATTCACACATTCAGAGGTATGTTGGGGAAAtccaaaatagaatttgaaatctATTGTGGATAACTTTGAGTTGACAGtgtaagtataaaaaaaaaaaaaaaaaaaacttgtaccAAGGTAACATTTTCAGAGGGCAGAGCTCCCCTCCTGAAAGCAAAAGATGTTTGGTGCGACTTACTACATCCTTTCTGCTACAATATCACAGTGCACTCTATTCACCCTCAACTCCCTTTTTATGGTTAGGAAGACCTTTCCAGAACTCTCATTTGCACCCTAGAGAGCTGAGTTAGCCCCATTTCTATTGCCTTCATTCACCATATGTAAGTCCCAATTCAGCTCAAGAGCTGAATGAAAAGACACTTTAAGGTGATGTCACATTGACCCATACTTATGTAGCCCACGACCTCTTTGTTCAAGAGAGAGTTTAGTCATTAGAATCATTCACAAGAATACTTCTAACATATCTCCTAGAAGACAATTCCACAAAATATCCAAACAGAAACTTGAGGCTGAAACCCAAGCAATCCCAAATGGACCAAGAGCAGCCCTCCACGTGTGCACTGAGCAGATAAACTCACCTTGTCAATGAAGGAGGCAAATTGGTTGTTGAGTGACTTGATTTGCTCCCTTTCTTGAGTCTTTACTTTTTGGATCTCAGGGTCAATCTCCACATTAAGGGGTTGCAGAAGGCTCTGGTTGATGGTGACTTCCTGTATGCCACCAGGGGGGCAGAAAGGCCCAAAACCGCCTCCACCAAAACCGCCTccaccaaaaccacctccacCAAAACCGCCTccaccaaaaccacctccactaccaaaaccacctccaccaaaaccacctccactaccaaaaccacctccaccaaaaccacctccacTGCCAAAACCTCCATAGCCGCCACCACCAAAACCACCACCCCCAAAGCCACCACCACCATAACCACCACCAAAACCACCACGTCCACCTCCTCTGGCCACACTTATGGAGATACTCTTACTGCCACCAAGGTTGACAAGGCTTCGACTTCCAAAACgaccgccgccaccaccacctccacatCTTCCCCCTGAAAatctcccaccacctcccccgcTGTGGCGCACAGAGCTGCTAGTGGCCTTGCGTTGGAAGCTGACCGCTCCGGCAGAGCCAGAGCTGAAGCCCCCTCCACTCCGGAACCCAGACCTAGAACTAAAGTTTCGATTCATGCTGCCTTGGAGAGAGTTGGAGCAAAGTCGGAAAAGGAAAGGAGCTCACACTCCTCTACCCCAAGCACAGAGACTGTTCCTTATATACAGGGAGTGCATTTGGGCTTGGTCCTCGAGTCAGCGGGACACAGAGCCTGTCAAGGGTTTGATTTGCCTGCAGCCATACAAGATTTTTACGAGCCTCAACAATACGAGAAACACTACACACCTAACTCCCAGGATAGCTCTCAAAATTGCTATGCATGCAAATCGATTATGTGGTAATCGTTTTATCAGACAAGATCTCTCTTCAAGTGcttgtgactttgggaaaatagGACCCTGCATCTGCCACCTGGTGCTTCTTGGTAGGATTTCATAACCTCCTGTCACAGAGATAGGTATGTTCCCATTCTTGCCTTGCCCTTGTAAGCTGCTAAGCGCACTGTCCCCTCAGGCCTGGCAGGTGCAACTCCTCACGCTCGAATCGGAGGAGGAACTCTCCGGCCCATTTCTGAGATTGCTCTCTAGAGCCCAGAGCTCACCAAGTCATATCTCCTGACCTCGAATAAGAGCTTtaataagtgaaaaattaaaagaacttatttttattacatgtgcATTAATATAGGAAGAGACACTGGCAGAGAATAGGATGGATGGGCAGGTGCTCTGGAAGGGCCAGAGGAAAAGACATGTTCTTTTCTAAGTTTGCCAGTTGTTCCTTTTCCTCAGAGACAGGCTGGGGCAGGAGATGGAGACGCCAGCAAAAGGAAACTGGTGCAAATGGAGGGCATGCAGATGCCGGTGGGAAAAGCCAAGAGAGCTGGGAGGTAATGGGGAGAACCTAGTCCATACATTCTGTAAAGCAAAGGGATGGAAGTGAGGCTTCACAGGGGCTTGGGGCCTGACACCAGATGACATGGAAAGACGACTGTAGATTTGGAAGGGAGGACAATGATGCGAGTCTGGAAAGCCTGATCCGAGAAGTGAAAACTGTTTCCGGACAATAGTAACGGCAATAGTAACGGGTATGATAAATAGCTAAGATGTATGAAAAACCGGCGcagtaccaggcactgttctacaGCTTTTATATGTATTCACCTATTTCATTTTCACAACTCTGAGACAGATGCTATCATGCTATCTGTTTTtaaaacagggaaactgaggcaccaaagCTCCAATTTACAAAGGTGGTAAGGGGCATGGCGGGGAGTTGAACTGAAGATGCTGAGTGACAGCGTGCGGGATCCTAACCAGTGTGTTGTCCATTGTCATGGACAGAAGTGGGGTTGAGATCTGGAATGACCTGAGCCCCACATAGACTTCCGTTCTGAGACTCCTTCAAAGCCCAGCCTGCTCCCCACACTTGCACATGAACACAGAATTGAAGACTCGGTGAGAAGCCAGTGCTAAGTTCAGCGGGCTCTGCGCAGCTCCGAGTGGTAAATCACAGGCCTGTGTGGGAGGTCCCCACTGTGGGATACAAGACACAGGGGAGAAGACCCTCCGGCCGGGTGCCCTGTGCTCCTGAAGGAGCACAGCTGAATgtcagccctccccagccccacctcaccACTGAGCCTcgtcccttcctttctcccacaGGTTTTGCACACACCCTCCTCCAGAAAGTGCCCCTCACCTCTCCACTGGTCCCCCTCTCACCCCTCATCTTTGTGATGCTGTTGTCTGGGACTCGGTTCTAACAATAACATCTGTGGGCTGCTAAACCAGCCATCTATCTGGGGAATGAGTAATTCAGATCTTGTTCCTAACGAGGAA from Halichoerus grypus chromosome 6, mHalGry1.hap1.1, whole genome shotgun sequence harbors:
- the LOC118538453 gene encoding keratin, type II cytoskeletal 1 — its product is MNRNFSSRSGFRSGGGFSSGSAGAVSFQRKATSSSVRHSGGGGGRFSGGRCGGGGGGGRFGSRSLVNLGGSKSISISVARGGGRGGFGGGYGGGGFGGGGFGGGGYGGFGSGGGFGGGGFGSGGGFGGGGFGSGGGFGGGGFGGGGFGGGGFGGGGFGPFCPPGGIQEVTINQSLLQPLNVEIDPEIQKVKTQEREQIKSLNNQFASFIDKVRFLEQQNQVLQTKWELLQQVDTSTRTHSLEPYFESYINNLRRRVDQLKNDQSSMDSELKNMQDLVEDYRNKYEDEINKRTNAENEFVTIKKDVDAAYMTKVDLQAKVDNLQQEIDFLTVLYQAELSQMQTQISETNVILSMDNNRSLDLDSIIAEVKAQYEEIAQKSKVEAETLYQTKYDELQITAGKHGDNLKSTKMEISELNRVAQRLRSEIDSVKKQISALQQSISDAEQRGENALKDAQGKLAELEEALHKAKEDMARLLRDYQELMNTKLALDMEIATYRTLLEGEESRMSGECTPSVSVSVNTSHTTISGGGGRGGGGFSSGGGGSGGGYGSGGGSYGSGGGSYGSGGGSYGSGGGGGGGGSYGSGGGGGGNYGSGGGGGGGYGSGSSSGGHRGGSGGGSWGSGGSSGGRGSSSGRTKTSSGSSSVKFASTSYSRAVR